GGTCGGATTTACTTCGTTTGTTACTTAAGTATCCAAATCTGAATATCATTGCTTAAGGGAGTTGTATGGTCTGGGATTTATTAGTTCTTATTTTTTATTTTCTCATCGTTTTTTATTTTGGATTTCATTTCGCAAAGAACAACCAGAAAGAAGAAGACTTCTATCTTGCTAAAAAAGAAATTCATTGGATCTTTTTATTGTTGTCCTTAGTTGCAACAGAGACTTCAAGTTTAACGTTTTTAAGTATACCATCCCTATCTTTTAAAGGGGACTACCGGTTTTTGGAAATTGCCCTCGGGTATGTGATCGGTAGAACCATTGTGGCCTTTTATTTATTACCCTCTTATTTTTCTGGAAATACCATTTCCGTCTACGAGTATGTTGGAAATCGATTTGGCAAATCTCCTCAAAAGACAATCTCTTTAGTATTTACTATCTCAAGATTATTGGGAGATGGAATTCGCTTATATGTCAGTTCTTTACCCATTGCCTTTCTATTGGAAAGGATGGGATTCAATCTTTCTTCTGATATTTTGGGAATGATCGCACTCACAACACTCAGTATTGTCACCATCATCTACTCTGTGGTAGGTGGATTCCGTGCCATTGTATTTACCGATGTGCTCCAATGGTTTATTTATATCTTTGGTGGATTTTTTGCTCTAGGACTTTTGATTTATCAATTAAACATTCCCATGGCAACAGCAGTATCTGAACTTCATAGTCTCGGAAAATGGAATTTATTTATTTTCGATTACCTTTCGTCGGGTGAGTGTACTCGTACATCCTTTACAGTTTTGTCTCAATACATACTTTACATAAAGATGCATTAAAATCCTGATTCAGACGGTAATGAGGATTGCATTGGATTTTTAAAATGCAACAACTTTCCCGTATACAAATCGATCACACCAAGGCTAACTCCATAAAAATGAATCTTTACATGCCTGTCCGAGATTTCCTCTAAACCAACTTCTTCATCTGCTAACGCGGAAGATAGAAAGATCCGATG
The sequence above is a segment of the Leptospira terpstrae serovar Hualin str. LT 11-33 = ATCC 700639 genome. Coding sequences within it:
- a CDS encoding sodium:solute symporter family transporter, encoding MVWDLLVLIFYFLIVFYFGFHFAKNNQKEEDFYLAKKEIHWIFLLLSLVATETSSLTFLSIPSLSFKGDYRFLEIALGYVIGRTIVAFYLLPSYFSGNTISVYEYVGNRFGKSPQKTISLVFTISRLLGDGIRLYVSSLPIAFLLERMGFNLSSDILGMIALTTLSIVTIIYSVVGGFRAIVFTDVLQWFIYIFGGFFALGLLIYQLNIPMATAVSELHSLGKWNLFIFDYLSSGECTRTSFTVLSQYILYIKMH